A part of Mycolicibacterium sp. TUM20985 genomic DNA contains:
- a CDS encoding L,D-transpeptidase: MTKTERWPLHPERRRRAVLLAAIVVVVAAVASPTVDGGMPGSADRASAPAEPLAVTEPPSLTVSPPAGARNVVPTGAAWVAARSGTLTDVRLVNEQGRTVAGAMTPDATAWRPAEPLGYGRTYTLTATGVGTDATTATRTTQFSTVVPQNQAGVTLTTTSGAQLRDGGTYGVGTVIVARFDSAIADRAAAEGRMKVTTDPPVEGSWSWVNDQKAHWRPREYYAPKTKVRVAAGIYGVELGAGLYGQEDRVVGFTIAPSHVTIADDRTKQVSVYDDGVLVRTMPTSMGRGGSETVGGKTIHFWTQSGVYTVMDKANPVLMDSSTYGLPVNSASGYRISVPYATRISPDGIYLHEREATVWAQGNTNVSAGCLNLSAEDARWFYEFSQPGDVVEIRNTGGSPLEQWQNGDWSVPWQKWLQGSAVRG; this comes from the coding sequence ATGACGAAGACCGAGAGGTGGCCCTTGCATCCCGAACGTCGACGGCGCGCCGTGCTGCTCGCCGCGATCGTCGTCGTGGTGGCGGCAGTCGCGTCCCCGACGGTCGACGGCGGCATGCCGGGAAGCGCCGACCGGGCGTCGGCACCCGCCGAACCCCTCGCCGTGACCGAGCCGCCCAGCCTGACCGTCTCGCCGCCGGCCGGTGCCCGCAACGTCGTTCCCACCGGCGCGGCCTGGGTCGCCGCCCGGTCGGGCACGTTGACCGACGTCCGCCTGGTCAACGAGCAGGGCAGGACGGTCGCGGGTGCCATGACGCCGGACGCGACCGCGTGGCGGCCCGCCGAACCGCTCGGCTACGGCCGGACGTACACCCTCACGGCGACCGGGGTGGGCACCGATGCCACCACCGCGACGAGGACGACACAGTTCTCGACGGTGGTGCCGCAGAACCAGGCCGGCGTCACGCTGACGACGACGTCGGGCGCGCAACTACGCGACGGCGGCACCTACGGCGTCGGGACGGTGATCGTGGCGCGCTTCGACTCCGCGATCGCCGACCGGGCGGCCGCGGAGGGGCGGATGAAGGTCACCACCGATCCGCCCGTCGAAGGGTCGTGGTCATGGGTCAACGACCAGAAGGCGCACTGGCGGCCGCGGGAGTACTACGCGCCGAAGACCAAGGTCCGCGTCGCCGCGGGCATCTACGGCGTCGAGCTGGGCGCCGGTCTGTACGGCCAGGAGGACCGCGTCGTCGGATTCACCATCGCACCGTCCCACGTCACGATCGCCGATGATCGCACCAAGCAGGTCAGTGTCTACGACGACGGCGTCCTGGTCCGCACCATGCCCACCTCGATGGGCCGGGGTGGCTCGGAAACCGTTGGGGGCAAGACGATTCACTTCTGGACCCAGTCGGGCGTCTACACAGTGATGGACAAGGCGAACCCGGTCCTCATGGACTCGTCGACCTACGGGCTCCCGGTGAACTCCGCGTCCGGCTACCGGATCAGCGTGCCGTACGCCACGCGGATTAGCCCCGACGGCATCTACCTCCACGAGCGGGAGGCGACGGTCTGGGCCCAGGGCAACACGAACGTGTCCGCGGGCTGCCTGAACCTCAGCGCCGAGGACGCCCGCTGGTTCTACGAGTTCTCGCAGCCGGGTGACGTCGTCGAGATCCGCAACACCGGCGGCAGCCCGCTGGAGCAATGGCAGAACGGCGACTGGAGCGTGCCGTGGCAGAAATGGCTGCAGGGCAGCGCAGTTCGCGGATGA
- a CDS encoding BlaI/MecI/CopY family transcriptional regulator, producing the protein MQQRGFGDLEAVVMDRTWAHAAAVTVREVFDELVAERDIAYTTVMSTMDNLHRKGWLARERDGKAYRYRPTMTREERSAALMRDAFHSGGDAGLVLNHFLQQMNADESAQLRAALGKIHPGERSS; encoded by the coding sequence ATGCAGCAGCGGGGTTTCGGCGACCTGGAAGCCGTGGTGATGGACCGCACGTGGGCCCACGCCGCCGCGGTCACCGTCCGCGAGGTGTTCGACGAGTTGGTCGCCGAGCGTGACATCGCGTACACGACGGTGATGTCGACGATGGACAACCTGCACCGCAAGGGCTGGCTGGCCCGGGAGCGCGACGGGAAGGCATACCGGTACCGGCCGACGATGACGCGTGAGGAGCGATCCGCCGCGTTGATGCGCGACGCCTTCCACTCCGGGGGGGACGCCGGCCTGGTGCTGAACCACTTCCTGCAGCAGATGAATGCCGACGAGTCGGCACAGTTGCGGGCCGCTCTGGGCAAGATCCATCCGGGGGAGCGCAGCTCGTGA
- a CDS encoding M56 family metallopeptidase, with protein sequence MNATMCLLGYGALLSWCAPRLLARITGNGLSPRFSIAVWLCAIAMALGAWTVVGVGVVRDVVAVGPHGPVEYCSRIVDDLVHLGLPGRVALAGLGLAALAASAIVIRRIIMAFRQFWATSRDHAHDARLAGSPRASSDVVVLRADQPAAYCVAGRPDAIVLTTGAIDALGEAELAAVLAHERAHLSGRHLQLMMLLRSLSDAMPRLPLFRRAVDSVGRLVEMCADDTAARQHGRVAVLNGLVALAGQPRPIRGALGAADTAAVARAIRLSGPVRRGARLRQRVLLAATMAALIGIPAAVSALCSL encoded by the coding sequence GTGAACGCCACGATGTGTTTGCTGGGGTACGGCGCGCTGCTGAGCTGGTGCGCACCTCGACTGCTCGCGCGCATCACCGGCAACGGGCTGAGCCCCCGCTTCTCGATCGCCGTCTGGCTGTGTGCCATTGCCATGGCGCTGGGCGCGTGGACCGTCGTCGGCGTCGGGGTGGTGCGCGACGTCGTGGCGGTGGGTCCGCACGGGCCGGTCGAATACTGCTCGCGGATCGTCGACGATCTGGTGCACCTCGGCCTGCCCGGGCGCGTCGCACTCGCCGGGCTGGGCCTGGCCGCACTGGCGGCGTCCGCCATCGTCATCCGTCGAATCATCATGGCGTTCAGGCAGTTCTGGGCGACCAGCCGCGACCATGCCCACGACGCGCGACTCGCCGGATCGCCGAGGGCAAGCTCCGATGTCGTCGTCCTGCGCGCCGACCAGCCCGCGGCCTACTGCGTGGCGGGCCGCCCGGACGCGATCGTGCTCACGACGGGCGCGATCGACGCTCTCGGGGAGGCCGAGCTGGCCGCCGTGCTCGCCCACGAACGGGCCCACCTGTCCGGACGCCATCTGCAGCTGATGATGCTGTTGCGGTCCCTGTCCGACGCGATGCCGCGGCTTCCGTTGTTCCGCAGGGCCGTTGACTCGGTCGGTCGCCTGGTCGAGATGTGCGCCGACGACACGGCCGCGAGACAGCACGGCCGGGTCGCGGTGCTGAATGGACTCGTGGCGCTGGCCGGGCAGCCGCGGCCGATACGGGGTGCACTCGGTGCCGCCGATACCGCGGCCGTGGCTCGCGCCATCCGGTTGAGCGGGCCGGTCCGTCGCGGCGCCCGCCTACGACAACGCGTGCTGCTCGCGGCCACGATGGCGGCCCTGATCGGCATCCCGGCCGCGGTGTCGGCGCTCTGCAGTCTCTAG
- a CDS encoding histone-like nucleoid-structuring protein Lsr2 — MTRHDEGDGGSRTVAKRTIVEWVDDIDGSAAAETVTFTIDGSRYEIDLSQKNAAKFRDSMSGWIGASRKSSDRRPRGAQAKNDPSESTKARKWARANGLEVGPRGRLPSEVLDAYRSRTPDE; from the coding sequence ATGACCCGGCACGACGAGGGCGATGGGGGTTCGCGAACGGTGGCAAAAAGGACGATCGTCGAATGGGTCGACGATATCGACGGGTCCGCAGCGGCGGAGACGGTGACCTTCACCATCGATGGTTCTCGGTACGAAATCGACCTGTCGCAGAAGAACGCGGCGAAGTTCCGCGACTCGATGAGCGGATGGATCGGGGCCAGCCGCAAGTCGAGCGATCGCCGGCCACGCGGAGCGCAGGCCAAGAACGACCCCTCGGAGTCGACGAAGGCCCGAAAGTGGGCGCGCGCCAACGGTTTGGAAGTGGGCCCGCGGGGCCGCCTGCCGTCCGAGGTACTCGACGCCTACCGGTCACGAACGCCGGATGAGTAG
- a CDS encoding neutral zinc metallopeptidase, with product MGGLKAALAAAGVAVLLAACGSTTQGLAVSPLYDPFRAGGLPAQDGPSGIRAGGPAPEGEVHDGDGGDADKLATLGVNDVAEFWEQNYSQTFDGTFRAVDDLVSYNSESPSSPEICGDETYDNPNALFCPPDHLIAWDRGVLVPLGQQFFGDTSIAALLAHEYGHAVQDMAKIADDDTSTLVSEQQADCLAGTYIRWVAEGKSPRFELSTGDGLNHVLAGVLTLRDPTYVAGDAPFLEQGHGTALDRISAFQLGFTSGAGECAKIDTDEIAERRGDLPLTLPDEDTGASGDVEVTEDVVTSLVDVLGQVFQPAQPPTLSFDAPECPDAQPSPPASYCPESNTIFVDVATLAEMGTPADREDYTLLQGDNTALSVVTSRYALAVEHERGEALDDAAAALRTACLSGVAQRAMSEDGGLALTLTAGDLDEAVAGLLTNGLVASNVNGETVPAGFTRIVAFRSGLEGDSDLCSARFP from the coding sequence ATGGGCGGATTGAAGGCGGCGCTGGCGGCGGCGGGCGTGGCGGTGTTGCTCGCCGCGTGCGGGTCGACGACGCAGGGGCTCGCGGTCTCGCCGCTCTACGACCCGTTCCGGGCCGGAGGGCTGCCCGCCCAGGATGGTCCCAGTGGCATCCGCGCGGGCGGTCCAGCACCCGAGGGTGAGGTGCACGACGGTGACGGTGGCGACGCCGACAAGCTCGCCACCCTGGGGGTCAACGACGTCGCCGAGTTCTGGGAACAGAACTACTCGCAGACGTTCGACGGAACATTCCGCGCCGTAGACGATCTGGTGTCCTACAACTCCGAGAGCCCGTCCAGCCCCGAGATTTGCGGCGACGAGACGTACGACAACCCCAACGCCCTGTTCTGTCCGCCGGACCACCTGATCGCCTGGGACCGCGGTGTTCTGGTTCCCCTTGGGCAGCAGTTCTTCGGCGACACCTCGATCGCCGCCCTCCTCGCCCACGAGTATGGACACGCGGTGCAGGACATGGCGAAGATCGCCGACGACGACACGTCCACACTGGTGAGCGAGCAACAGGCGGATTGCCTTGCGGGCACCTATATCCGGTGGGTCGCCGAGGGCAAGTCTCCCCGCTTCGAGCTCAGCACCGGCGACGGCCTCAATCACGTCCTCGCAGGCGTGCTCACGCTGCGTGACCCGACCTACGTCGCCGGTGACGCACCCTTCCTCGAACAGGGCCACGGCACCGCGCTCGACCGCATCAGCGCCTTCCAACTGGGCTTCACGTCCGGCGCCGGCGAGTGCGCCAAGATCGACACCGACGAGATCGCGGAGCGGCGTGGCGATCTGCCGCTGACCCTCCCCGACGAGGACACCGGCGCATCCGGTGACGTCGAGGTGACCGAGGACGTGGTCACCTCGCTGGTCGACGTCCTCGGCCAGGTGTTCCAGCCGGCTCAGCCCCCCACGCTGTCCTTCGATGCGCCAGAATGCCCGGACGCCCAGCCGAGTCCGCCGGCGTCCTACTGCCCGGAGAGCAACACCATCTTCGTCGACGTCGCGACGCTCGCGGAGATGGGCACCCCGGCCGACCGCGAGGACTACACCCTGCTGCAAGGCGACAACACGGCTCTGTCGGTGGTGACGTCGCGCTACGCGCTGGCCGTCGAACACGAACGTGGCGAGGCCCTCGACGACGCGGCGGCCGCCTTGCGCACCGCGTGCCTGTCGGGCGTCGCGCAGCGCGCCATGTCGGAGGACGGAGGCCTGGCTCTCACGCTCACGGCGGGCGACCTCGATGAGGCAGTGGCGGGCCTGCTGACCAACGGCCTGGTGGCCAGCAACGTCAACGGCGAGACGGTTCCCGCCGGGTTCACCCGCATCGTGGCCTTCCGATCGGGCCTCGAAGGTGACAGCGACCTCTGCTCCGCACGCTTCCCGTAG
- a CDS encoding TetR/AcrR family transcriptional regulator, whose translation MVKSAPPARRHSQGSRRDPSIDTAVLAAARLLLVERGYAATSVDLIATTAGVSRPAVYRRWSSKAELVHQAVFPDLGPEPAEGELTAEIMRLCRGAMRMYSDPVVREAIPGLLVDLRSDRRLRRVISDRLEAAARSQLAAQLDDAVANGIASGEVGADTVMDAIAGAAWYAVCVRRVADVDRAADDLAHMVLRGVLS comes from the coding sequence ATCGTGAAGTCCGCACCGCCGGCGCGAAGGCACAGCCAGGGGTCGCGGCGGGATCCGTCCATCGACACGGCCGTGCTCGCGGCGGCCCGCCTGCTGCTCGTCGAGCGCGGCTACGCGGCCACGTCGGTCGATCTGATCGCTACCACGGCCGGGGTGAGCCGCCCCGCCGTCTACCGCCGGTGGAGCTCGAAGGCCGAGCTGGTGCACCAGGCGGTCTTTCCAGATCTGGGCCCCGAGCCCGCGGAGGGCGAGCTGACCGCCGAGATCATGCGCTTGTGTCGCGGCGCCATGCGGATGTACAGCGATCCCGTTGTGCGCGAGGCAATTCCGGGCCTACTCGTCGATCTGCGGTCCGACCGTCGGCTGCGGCGGGTGATCAGCGACCGCCTAGAGGCCGCGGCGCGCAGTCAGCTCGCCGCTCAACTCGACGACGCGGTGGCGAACGGCATCGCGAGCGGTGAGGTCGGTGCCGACACCGTCATGGACGCGATCGCGGGCGCTGCCTGGTACGCCGTGTGCGTGCGGCGGGTTGCCGACGTCGACCGTGCTGCCGACGACCTCGCCCACATGGTGCTCCGCGGAGTTCTCTCGTAG
- a CDS encoding molybdopterin-dependent oxidoreductase produces MCGLEIQVVDGHVASIRPNREDTWSRGHICPKGASLGALHEDPDRIRTPMIKVDGEWQEVGWDQALRRCTELLAPIIEEYGISAVTAYTGNPLAHSFSLARYAGILLGLSGMPITYSPGTVDQWPKNLSSHLMYGGWWSFPVPDIQRTDLLVVMGANPAASQGSLLAAPDVMGILGAIRKRGRVIVIDPVRTATAERADEWLPITPGTDAALLLGVTHTLFAEDLVDLGVVAPYLEGVDAVRDVAADWPPERVAAATGIAAERIRELARELAATPRAVVYGRIGTCNQEFRSLASWLVDVVNILTRHFDVPGGSMFPTPAAWSITVQPIPGLEDGAADFGRYRTRVRGAKEVLGQVPVSCLAEEIATPGEGQLKALITVAGNPVLSTPGGHKLDEVLPTLEAMISIDLWLNETTRHADVILPGSSPLEQPHHDDLILNFAINSIANYSAPVFAKADPDAPDEWELLIRLTGLCTGTPAEDVDVAAIDDGFFDYMCFTQGLDGAEIRAHYDSNGPAGGPERTLDLTLRTGPFGDRYGQIPDGLTLEKLKTEPNGINFGPMVPRVPEVLGTADQKIRLAPQYLLDDLPRLAKRLERAPEELVLVSRRHLRSNNSWLHNVGPLMKGRDRCTLLMHRDDAERRGLVSGDVVKVRSSGGEIRVPVEVTDAIKPGVVSMPHGWGHGQPGTRMTVANEAPGVNTNVLSPPDFLDEPSGNGALNGIPVTVIAAQA; encoded by the coding sequence ATGTGCGGCTTGGAGATTCAGGTCGTCGACGGCCATGTCGCCAGCATTCGCCCGAACCGCGAAGACACCTGGAGCCGCGGCCACATCTGCCCCAAGGGCGCGTCGCTGGGCGCCCTCCACGAAGACCCCGACCGCATTCGCACGCCGATGATCAAGGTCGACGGCGAATGGCAGGAGGTCGGCTGGGACCAGGCGTTGCGGCGGTGCACCGAACTGCTCGCGCCCATCATCGAGGAGTACGGCATCAGCGCGGTCACCGCGTACACGGGCAATCCGCTCGCGCACTCGTTCTCGTTGGCGCGGTACGCGGGCATCCTCCTCGGCCTGTCCGGGATGCCGATCACGTACTCCCCGGGAACCGTCGACCAGTGGCCCAAGAACTTGTCGTCCCACCTGATGTACGGGGGCTGGTGGAGCTTCCCGGTGCCCGACATCCAACGCACCGATCTGCTGGTCGTGATGGGCGCCAACCCCGCCGCCTCCCAGGGTTCGCTGCTCGCCGCACCGGACGTGATGGGCATCCTGGGCGCAATTCGCAAGCGCGGCAGGGTGATCGTCATCGACCCGGTCCGCACGGCGACGGCCGAACGCGCCGACGAATGGCTGCCCATCACCCCCGGCACCGATGCGGCGTTGCTCCTCGGCGTGACGCACACGCTGTTCGCGGAGGACCTCGTCGACCTCGGCGTCGTGGCGCCGTACCTCGAGGGCGTCGACGCGGTGCGCGACGTCGCCGCCGACTGGCCGCCGGAACGGGTCGCGGCGGCCACCGGAATTGCTGCCGAGCGCATCCGCGAGCTGGCGCGGGAACTCGCCGCCACGCCGCGCGCGGTCGTCTACGGCCGGATCGGCACGTGCAACCAGGAATTCCGCAGTCTCGCCAGCTGGCTGGTCGACGTCGTCAACATCCTCACGCGCCACTTCGACGTGCCGGGCGGCAGCATGTTCCCGACGCCGGCCGCATGGTCGATCACGGTGCAGCCGATCCCGGGTCTCGAAGACGGAGCCGCCGACTTCGGCCGCTACCGCACCCGCGTGCGCGGCGCCAAGGAAGTGCTCGGCCAGGTTCCGGTGTCGTGTCTGGCCGAGGAGATCGCCACCCCCGGCGAGGGTCAACTCAAGGCCCTGATCACCGTCGCGGGCAATCCCGTGCTGTCCACCCCGGGCGGGCACAAGCTCGACGAGGTGCTGCCGACCCTCGAGGCAATGATCTCGATCGACCTGTGGCTCAACGAGACAACGCGCCACGCCGACGTCATCCTGCCGGGATCGTCACCGTTGGAGCAGCCGCACCACGACGATCTCATCCTCAACTTCGCGATCAACAGCATCGCGAACTATTCGGCTCCGGTGTTCGCCAAGGCGGACCCGGACGCGCCGGACGAGTGGGAGCTGTTGATCCGGCTGACCGGGCTGTGTACCGGAACCCCCGCCGAGGACGTCGACGTCGCGGCGATCGACGACGGCTTCTTCGACTACATGTGCTTCACCCAGGGCCTCGACGGCGCGGAGATCCGGGCGCACTACGACTCGAACGGTCCGGCCGGCGGACCGGAGCGCACCCTCGACCTGACGCTGCGGACGGGCCCGTTCGGGGACCGGTACGGCCAGATTCCCGACGGCCTGACCCTGGAGAAGTTGAAGACCGAACCCAACGGCATCAACTTCGGTCCGATGGTGCCCAGGGTGCCCGAGGTACTCGGCACGGCCGACCAGAAGATCAGGTTGGCGCCGCAATATCTCCTCGACGACCTTCCCCGGCTGGCCAAGCGCCTCGAGCGTGCCCCCGAGGAGTTGGTGCTGGTCAGCCGCCGCCACCTGCGGTCCAACAACTCCTGGCTGCACAACGTGGGGCCGCTGATGAAGGGCCGCGACCGCTGCACGCTGCTGATGCACCGCGACGACGCCGAGCGGCGCGGCCTGGTCTCCGGTGACGTCGTGAAGGTCCGCTCGTCGGGTGGTGAGATCCGGGTGCCGGTCGAGGTCACCGACGCGATCAAACCGGGCGTGGTGTCGATGCCGCACGGCTGGGGCCACGGCCAGCCCGGCACCAGGATGACGGTGGCCAACGAGGCGCCCGGCGTCAACACCAACGTGCTGTCACCGCCGGACTTCCTCGATGAGCCGTCCGGCAACGGTGCCCTCAACGGCATCCCGGTGACGGTCATCGCAGCGCAGGCCTGA
- a CDS encoding pyridoxamine 5'-phosphate oxidase family protein, whose translation MGKNERSKIVMSDDEIVEFIDHSRTATMATLSAAGRPHLVAMWYAVLDGEIWFETKAKSQKAVNLRRDPRLTVMIEDGSTYDSLRGVSIDAEAEIVDSDPDLLLRVGISVWERYTGPYTDDMKPFVDQMMNNRIAVRVVPSRTRSWDHRKLGMPEMPLSGSTAQYLG comes from the coding sequence ATGGGTAAGAACGAACGCTCGAAGATCGTGATGAGCGACGACGAGATCGTCGAGTTCATCGATCACAGTCGCACCGCGACCATGGCGACGCTGTCGGCCGCGGGCAGGCCGCACCTCGTCGCGATGTGGTACGCCGTCCTTGACGGTGAGATCTGGTTCGAGACCAAGGCCAAGTCTCAGAAGGCGGTCAACCTGCGTCGCGATCCCCGCCTGACGGTGATGATCGAGGACGGCTCCACCTACGACTCCCTCCGCGGCGTGTCGATCGACGCTGAGGCCGAGATCGTCGACAGCGACCCGGATCTGCTTCTGCGCGTGGGGATCAGCGTGTGGGAGCGCTACACCGGTCCCTACACCGACGACATGAAACCGTTCGTCGACCAGATGATGAACAACCGCATCGCCGTGCGCGTGGTGCCGAGCCGGACGCGAAGCTGGGACCACCGCAAGCTGGGCATGCCGGAGATGCCGCTGTCGGGATCGACTGCGCAGTACCTCGGCTGA
- a CDS encoding hydantoinase B/oxoprolinase family protein, with the protein MTDRRHTVDTVSFEVIAAAMQSAAEEMGTLLKRSSYSPIIRDMDDFSCALFTASGDLVAQADYIPAQLGAMSLVVKATIDRWCDRINPGDAFISNHPYMGAMHLPDVNVIAPIFLDGELVAWSGTAAHHIDVGGVNPGSEGPELQDLFGEGLVLPPVRLSIAGVENEDLVAILTENIRDPRSTVSDLRAQRAACGLGDERVRELASQYGTSVVLEVMDRMLDTVERGVRNALAALPDGEGQAEGFLDDDGRGGRPTRVHVTVRKSADRLAIDLSGCDRQVAGAMNVPWASARAGIVYAVRAVVAPDLGANDGLLRAVDVIAPLGIVLNPEPPAAVSVRHNTCQRFADTLIRAMAAIWPEKGVGSSTVSFFCINVGSVNPVTGQPSVMADVVGGGTGATPTSDGIDGVDTYMSNVGVMPTEVVETNYSVRVLKTEFIAASQGLGTHNGGLGLRREYQIIDSPQRVTFYSEQTHEDFVPRGAGGGGDAVATKVTVIGPDGVEMTGLPAKASLTLQPGTVVRVETAGGGGYGDPAGRSERARRYDQRNGRV; encoded by the coding sequence ATGACCGATCGGCGCCACACGGTCGACACCGTCAGCTTCGAGGTGATCGCCGCAGCGATGCAGTCCGCGGCCGAGGAGATGGGGACGCTCCTGAAACGGTCGAGCTACAGCCCGATCATCCGCGACATGGACGACTTCTCCTGCGCGTTGTTCACAGCCTCGGGCGATCTCGTCGCGCAAGCGGACTACATCCCCGCCCAGTTGGGTGCGATGTCCCTGGTGGTCAAGGCGACCATCGACCGATGGTGCGACCGGATCAACCCAGGTGACGCGTTCATCTCCAATCACCCCTACATGGGCGCCATGCATCTGCCCGACGTCAACGTCATCGCGCCAATCTTCCTGGACGGCGAGCTAGTCGCCTGGTCGGGCACCGCCGCTCACCACATCGACGTGGGGGGTGTGAACCCTGGCAGCGAAGGCCCGGAACTGCAGGACCTCTTCGGTGAGGGACTGGTTCTTCCGCCCGTGCGCCTGTCGATCGCCGGGGTCGAGAACGAAGACCTGGTCGCAATCCTCACCGAGAACATCCGAGATCCTCGGAGCACGGTCAGTGATCTACGTGCCCAGCGGGCAGCCTGCGGGCTTGGGGACGAACGGGTACGAGAACTCGCATCGCAGTACGGCACGTCGGTCGTTCTCGAGGTGATGGACCGCATGCTCGACACCGTCGAGCGCGGTGTGCGAAATGCGTTGGCGGCGTTGCCCGACGGCGAGGGTCAGGCCGAGGGCTTCCTCGATGACGACGGCCGGGGCGGACGGCCCACCCGCGTGCATGTGACGGTGCGCAAGTCGGCGGACCGCCTCGCCATCGACCTATCCGGGTGCGACCGGCAGGTCGCGGGCGCGATGAACGTGCCGTGGGCGAGTGCGCGCGCGGGCATCGTGTACGCCGTACGCGCCGTGGTGGCACCCGACCTCGGAGCCAACGACGGCTTGTTGCGTGCCGTCGACGTCATCGCTCCGCTCGGAATCGTGCTGAACCCCGAGCCGCCCGCGGCGGTGTCCGTGCGACACAACACCTGTCAGCGGTTTGCCGACACGCTGATCCGGGCGATGGCGGCGATCTGGCCGGAGAAGGGGGTCGGAAGCAGCACCGTCAGCTTCTTCTGCATCAACGTCGGCTCGGTCAACCCGGTCACCGGCCAGCCTTCGGTGATGGCCGACGTCGTCGGCGGCGGCACCGGGGCGACGCCGACGTCGGACGGCATCGACGGCGTCGACACCTACATGTCCAATGTCGGGGTGATGCCGACCGAGGTGGTCGAGACGAACTACAGCGTCCGGGTCCTGAAGACCGAATTCATAGCGGCATCACAAGGTTTGGGAACCCACAATGGTGGCCTCGGCCTGCGCCGGGAGTACCAGATCATCGATTCTCCGCAGCGCGTCACCTTCTACTCGGAGCAGACGCATGAGGACTTCGTCCCGCGCGGTGCAGGGGGAGGCGGCGACGCGGTGGCTACGAAGGTGACCGTGATCGGTCCGGATGGCGTCGAGATGACGGGGCTTCCCGCGAAGGCCTCGCTGACGCTGCAACCGGGAACCGTCGTGCGGGTGGAGACCGCCGGCGGCGGGGGATACGGCGATCCGGCGGGCCGCTCGGAACGGGCGCGCCGATACGACCAGCGCAACGGGCGCGTGTGA